CCTTCAGCTTATCTGAGGATTTGGGCTCAGCACCTGAATTGGGGGCTCAGTTTTCTACCTCCCCATTGGTCCAAGAGTCAGGCGCCCAGTAGCTGTGGTGCCACTGAGTCCACCTGAGGGCAGCTCTGCCTCCACAGGCTGCATAGCCCTTGGCCTAAGCTTGCATCAGAAAAGAAATAGGTGACCCCCGAGAGCTTTAAACTTGTACAGCAATTTTAGAGGTCCCAGCCGCTTATGGGGCCCAAAATAACACAACCAACTGGAGCAGGTGATAACCAGGAAATGGCATTGAACCACGGCCTGGCCAGCACAGATTGGGATCCTGAAGCTGGGCCCCAGGACTCATGGCCAGGTGACTGCTGACTTTTCCTAGTCATTACAGTAAACTTTCAACAAGATGACCTCACTCGATTCATTATGGCGGAGTTCTAGGACGTGCAACAAAGACGCTTTgccattccttccttccatttctggcGAATAACACATGTCTGTATCCAAGGAGCTGTTGTGGTATGATGTGAAATAGTAAGTTATAAATAGTGATTTCACTTGAGTTTTACTTTCTGCCTTCTCTGACTGCAGATTCCAAGATTCCACGAATGTGCACACGTCTCGTAACCTTTCACACCCCCGAGTGCACCCTGACCTCTGCTTTGTACACGACACTGAGCCCATCTGTTGATGAAATCTTTTGAAGAACGGGCTCTGGAATCAGCCCTCCTGGGAAGTCTGCCCAGTGTCTTTCTCTTGCCCCAATCGTCTGTGCTCTTGGTACTCTGGAGGTACTGCTATTCCACAGAGGCTTTCCTTGTCTGGGTCACTCTCTAACCTGTAGAGTCCCTGAGTACATGTGTCAGGCTGGTTTTGTCTCTCCCAGAACAGTGCACAGAGTCTGGACAAGTATGTGCCTAGGAAACATCTGCAGAAGGCACAGAtatctttcttccccttttcctttccttcccctatccaccaactgagccacccaggtgccccaaaagtacaAATATCTTGAACAAATATcttgaattctactccagaaaccaatactgcacGGTATGTTAActtagtaaaatttaaattaaaaaaaaaattacaaatatcttAAACTTCCTTTTCTTGTACTACCTTTAAGAGACTGAGCAGAGCTCTGCAAGCAGCATTCTCTGAAATGGCGTGAAAACACAGCAGATCTGTGTCCTCGCCTCTGGCCCACCCTGTGGTCTCTGTGGGGCATCTCTCACACCCTTCCCAAGATACTTCACAGACACCCTTTGGTGGAGTATGTTCCGTTCTGGCATACTCTGAATTGAGGGCTGTATTCAATCAGTTCTGGCTACAGGAGCTCCTACTCGGATGGAGAGACACAGACATAAACTCAGAACTTTGACACAAAATAGAAAGGGACTCTTGCCTTTTAAAAACCGCCATGGAACTAAGAAAACAATAACGCAAAACAGAGAACCACTAatagataaatctcaaaaacgttaagcagaggaaaagaagccagacatgaaaaAGTATATGTGAAATCATCCTATTTACGTAAGGTTCTAGAACGAGCAAAACTAGAGCCACAGAAATGACGTCACTGGGTGCCTCTGAGGCTAAGGGGGCAATGGAGACAGTCTATTATCTTGAGAGCACAGCGATTCTAAAGGTCAAAACAGGTCGCATTCGTCAAATCTCATAAAACCCAGCCCTTAAGATCTATGCGGTACACAAATGTGAATCACACGTCAGCAAGTGCTACCCATACGAAATCCGTCTCAGGGGACACGTGTCCTCATCAGATCGCCCTCCTTCGGGGAAGCCTTTGTTCCCTGCTATTAAACCAGTCTTCCTTGGACTCTTTCTCCTCTGACCGCCAGCTGGGGAGCAGCAGACGCACTAGGGGCTTCCCCATGGGCGAGAACTTAAAGTGCCAGGCTGCTCCCTCATGCTCCTCATGCAGGTGGGATGAAGGACACAGCCCTCCAGGCGCAGCCAGAGTTTCACGGGTGCTGCACCCACCGCATCCCGGCCCGTTTGCAGGCTCAGTCTGTGCCGTGGACGCGCTGGTGCTGGATCAGGTGTGAGCTCAGGCGGAAGGCACGGCCGCACTTGGTGCAGTAGAAAGGCTTCTCCCCCGTGTGGACCCGCCGGTGCCGGAAGAAGCCCGACAGGGCTCTGAAGGCGCGGCCACACTCCCCGCAGGCGTATGGCTTCTCCCCGGTGTGGATGCGCCGATGCTCGCTGAGGAAGGAGCTCCGGCTGAAGGCGCGTCCGCACTCGGGGCAGGCGTAGGGCTTCTCACCCGTGTGCACTCGCCGGTGCTGCAGGAGGTTGGAGCTCTGGCTGAAGGCCTGGCCGCACTCTTGACATTCGTAGGGGCTCTCCCCATGGTGGGTGCGCTGATGCCGGGCCACATTGGAGCTATGCAGGAAGGCCTTCCCGCACTCGCTGCACACATACGGCCTCTCACCCGTGTGTGTCCTCTGGTGCTTGGCGGCGTCTGACCGCTGACCAAAGGACTTGCCGCACTCAGCACATCCGTACGGCTTCTCTCCCGTGTGAGTTCGCTGGTGCCGGACAAGGTTAAAGCTCTGGCTGAAGGCTCTCCCGCACTCCTTGCAGACGTAGGGCTTCTCCCCGTGGTGGGTGCGCTGGTGCCGGACCACATGTGAGCTGTGGATGAAGGCCTTCCCGCAGTCGCTGCACGCATACGGCTTTTCCCCGGAGTGAATGCTCTGGTGCTTCACCACGTCCGAATAGCATTTGAAGCTCCGGTCACAGGTGCCACACTGATAAGGCCGCCCTTTGTGGGGGCCCCTCCTGTTTGAGGCAGAGCGAGCGTTTGGGGAGGCCTCTGACGGGGACACTCTGCCGTCCAGACCGCTCTGCCCTCCAGGTTTCACAGAAACAACGGGTACCTTCAGGGAATCTCTGGGCCTGTCTCCGGCCTCCTCATTCCCACAGCCGTCCAGaagccccagggcccagggaggccCCTGTAATGGGCCCagcactctctctccctggcaaGGCTCTTCTTCTTCCAAAGCCTCCTGCGCTGGCGTCGGCTTGGCACTCTGAGCCCCTTGCTCGGCCACTGAAGgagcccagcaggaagcctggctgccACCCGTCACCTGTGCCAGGGAAGCTGGAAAAGAGGGTCAGAGGCGAGTGACTGGAGGCCTAAGGAAGCTCTGAGGGCACACAGCTGTGTGGGCATGGACAGGGTGGTGGCCGCCGGGGTATGGGCAGAGCTGACAGTAACGGTGTGGGGCAGACCAGCGCCACGCCTGCCCAGCTCTCCCCAGTGCCTGTGGTCCCTCCACTGGGACTCCAGGGTGGCCTGAGCCTTTCCCCTCAGGCTCAGGACAGCAGGAGGCAGAAGCCCGGGCCTTGAGTGCCGCTGGCTCTGCTGTATGGCCGGTAAGGCAAAGAACACTGCCAGAGGAACACCGAGGCAGAGGGACCGGGAGGCACGGGTCCCCGTCCCAGCTCATGTCCCAGCTCTGGGCCCCCGACAACTCTGTCCCTGACACCTCCCCATGACCCGCCAAACTCAAAGGCCTCTGGTCCAGGCAAGTAAGAGGATCCTTCCTCAGAGACCAATCCATGGCAAGAACAAGCAGCAGCCAGCGTCTGGAGCCAGCGGGCTGGACTGCGGGGCCTCCCAGTCCTGGCTGCTCGGTGGTGAGGCTGCTGGTTGCCCCTGGCCCTTCTGGCTCCTGGGCACAGACCACACGCCCATTAAGACAAACGGCTTTAGGGATGTGGCCACAAGGCAGAATGCCAGGCAGTTCCTGCCACGTTCACAGGGTCtatgggggcatctgggaggAGAGACAAGGATGCTTCCTTGCAGGTGGTTCGGTAGGAGGGCAGCCCCCAGGGCAGCTTTCTAAGGGGACCGAGGGGGCTGTGCCTGCACCGCTGTAACAGAGCAAGGACTGAGCCCGCCCAGGTGAAAGAGGCTCctgcgtggggggtgggggcagggcaaggCCAGGATTCCCGGGGGTCGGTGGAGCGGGCAGGCACCCACAGCTGCTTTCCATCGACTCCCTAACTAACTAGGGGGCCACCCACCTGAGCACTTGGAGATGGGGAGAGATCCCAGGCACAGGGCCAAGAAACAGGAGGCCCTCTAGGAAGGCCCAGTCTGGTCGTGAGGTTTGGCAGACTTAGAAGTTCAAGAAAACAACTCATAGGCACTGGTTTTGAAGAAAGAATTATTCAGAATTAAAAGCTGGGGGGGGGGTACATACACCCTTTCCAGTTCCAGTGGGTCAGGCCTTGGGTCCTGCCTCCTGAGGCCATCCCAGCCCCCAGCAGGCAGCCCTGAgcgtgtgtgtgggtgtgaaGGGGGGAATCCTCTCAGTGATGACCTCCCAGGGTGCCCCGAGGAGCCCTAAACTTGGAGGCCTTGTTCCCGACTGGGGCAGTTTTGCCCGGGGGGCACACTGGCTATGTGGGAACCATCTCTGGTTGTCACACCTGCAGAAGGTGGTCCTGGCCTTCTGTGGGTGGAGACCAGGGATGCTGACTATTCTAGAACGCCCAGGACACCCTGTAAGCCATGAGAAGTCTTCCATCCCAGGATGTCCAGTgccaaggctgagaaaccctggTGGAGGGAAGTCTTCCCAAAAGGTGAGAACTTGGTTTCGAACCAAGAAACTCAGGGCCCTGGCAACAGCTGCTGGTCTCCCGACTGACGTGCACCAGCCCCATCAGCACCACCTCCGGTCTCACGCTCCCCTGCAGCCTGCTTTCAGGCCACGGACCCCAGGGCATGTGCTTGAGACCAGCAACCAGGACACAGTGGTCCTATTCCCTTTATAAATGTGTGCTTTGTTGTGACCTGTTTCTTCTCCGCCACTCTGTGTATGTTGACATTTGCTAAAACCGTTACTTGGTCCAAAACCGCAGGACAGTGAAGAGCCCCGTTGGGACAGATCTGGCCAGGATGGTCAGACAAGGGAGGCCTGGCAAGCCCGGGACTTGAAGGGCAGCTTCATGGCAGACCCAAAGAAGGGACAAGCGTGTGTTCGTGGACACAGAGCGGCTGAACCACCTGACGCAGGGGTTCTCTGGCTTCCAGGGAAAACGGATGCAGGTGTGTGGGCAGGGGGTCTGCAGTACGTTCTGCGGGCCAGGGTCTACTCCAGCCAGGCTCCTGCTGCCGAGCACGCTGCACCAGAGCTGGGAGGTGGGAGAGCCTGCGGCAGCGCGAGTGTCCATGCTGGGCAGGGGTCGGGCATCGTCCCAAGCCACAGTGACAATGGTAAGCGGGACAGGAGTCCTCAGCTTCGACAGCCCGCAATCAAGGCCTTAAACCTTCAGAACAGAGGGGCCCTGGAGCCTGGGAGGGGAGAGGCTAGCCAGGTTTTCTCTCCATACTCTTCCGGGCCTCCTAGTCTGAGCCCAGGCTAGCCGGGCCCTGAGAAATGGGGCCAGAATTAACAGTCTCGTTCTCAGAAGTctccaggcaggggaggggcagaggaagaggggtgcAGAGTGTGGCCACGAGAGCAAGGGGATGGAACACGGAGTGGCGAGGACAGCAGGCAGTAGGGGTGGGAGCTGTGTTAGGCAAACAAAGGGACGAAGAAGTGCTGCCCGAGCCCAGGTACATCCCCTAGCAGCCAGGCAGGTGGGCTCTGGGAGCCCCGATTCCTAAGCTGTTCCCTCCTCCCTAAGCCCACCTTGTTGCCCACCCCTCACCTGTGTGTGTATCCATCAGGGTAGCCCTGTCCGTGGTGTTCTGGAGACCCAAGCCTGGGGGCTCTCCTTGCCGTGCCTTGCAGAAGCACCAGGAGTGGGAATCCCTGCCTGGGTAAGAGAGAAGACAAGGGGAGAACGTGACAGGGGAGCCACTGCTGACAGCAGAGGCACTGCTGGGGACTGCACGGGCCTGTGTCTGCCACTAGAACTCGAAGTCATGACTAAACGGACACCCCAGTAGCTAGGGCTCCATAGGGTGCAGTCTGGACCAAGCTGGCGTCCCTGAGCCCTGCCCGGCGGGCACCGCTGGAGGCGGCAGTCCCGGACTAGCTGCCGGCCTGGTCCTGCTCCTCCACCCGCAAGCCCAGCGCCGGCTGGTCAGTCCTCAGATGTCTGCAGACACATCTAGGGATGTAGGGTTTCTCTCCGTAATTATAAAGATTTGATCATAAAACTAGGAAACCAGGGAAACAGGAAATTACTGGACTGGCGCAGGTTTGGCCGGAGGAGGACCCTGCGCGCTAACACCAGAGGCACCGTCGGACAGAGGCGACCACACGAGGAAGTCCAGTGCggacacagagaaggaaagaaggaacctggggcggggcgggggtcgACGGCAGGTTTCTAACCCAGGTTCCCGGCCTTGCCCGTGAGGAGCACGACACACTGGTGGGAAATCAGGGCGAGCGCTGAAGTCCCCCCGGGACGCACGGAAGAGCTGGCAGGCGGCCAGCGCCGCGATGGACCCTCGAGGGTCCGACCCCTGATTCGCCGCGGAGGACGGCGACGCGGGGCGCCCGGGCGCTTCCGTCGGGTCAGGGCCTGCCTCCGGCTGCGGTCGGGCGATCGCGGGTCCTGCGGTCCGGCCCGGCGGCCCCTGCTCGGGGGAGCCTGGTCCCCTCTGCCCGCCGCCGCCCGGTTCTCTTTCTCCGGCAAATCAGTACCGTCTTCAAAGAGAAACACCCCGTTCCTACTCTTCGGGACCGAACACCTGCGGGAGCGACCCCGGGAGCGCGACCCGCACGGACGCGGCGCCCCAAGTGCGGCCGAGCAAGCCGACCGCCTCGTCTCGACGGAAATCTGCGCCGCAGCGGCCCCCGGCGACCCCCCGGGACCAGGGCCGCGTGCCCgcctggcgggggcgggggcggggctgtcCGGGGCCGCCGCACGGGTCGCGGGCCGGTCCCCGCGGTCACCCGGTCGCAGGGAGCCGTCCCCGCGCCGTCTCGCTGCTCGGGCCGCGACTCCCCGCCGCTGTCACTCCCCACGGCGCACCTGCAGCTCTTCCGAAGCGCGCGCCCCGCATAAGCGCACGTGTCCGCGCCCCAGGTCCCCGCTGCGGTGCGGCCCGCAGGCGGACCCCGCCACTCACCGGCAGCCACTCCGCTCGCCGGAACCGCCGCCGTCCCCCGCGCGGCCGCGCGGCACTTCCGGTGACGCTCTAGGCGCCGGAGGACTATGGACCCTGCTGCCCGGGCGGCCGCGGCGCGGGCACTTCCGGTGACGCTCTAGGCCGCGGGAGGGCCGTGCACCTCGCTGCCCCCCGGGTCGGCTCCCCAGCTTGGCGGCCCGGGCGCTGGCTCCGGTCGCCGCGTCTTCACGGACCCCACCGCCGCCCCGCTCCGGCCCGCCGGCCTCCTAGAGCCGCGACCCTCCCAAGTCTTTCCTCCCTCGCCTCCAGCCAGGCCCGGTGGGGTCGGGGGCCGCGGGATGAGCGAAGGCCTTGCGGGCggacagggtgggggaggggtgggccgAGTCCCGGGGCCGCGGGCGGGGGGCgaggggcgcggggcgcgggagCAGCGGGGCCGGGGAGGGTGTGGGGAAAGCGCACTGGGCCAGGGGCCGCGAGCGCCCGCGGCGGGGAGGGAGCCCCGCAGCCTCCCCGCCCGCCTTCCGCGCCCGCGCACTGGGGGGCCGAGGACCCGCCGTGCGGGCGCTGGGCTTCGCGGGGCCCGACGTCGGGCGCGAGCGGGGCCGGTGGGGACGTTTCGTGGCGGGCGACGAGGGCAGCCGCAGCTCTGGCGGACTCGGGGGGACGTGAGCCCCGCGTGGCCTGGGGCCCGGGTGCGGCCCTGCCCGAGGCGCGCGGGGCGGCAGGGGCTTGATGCCCGCCCAGGCCGGTCCGCCGCTCGCTGGGACGCGGCCGGGATCTGGCCCCTCCGGGCGTGTGCGGGGTGTGCGGGTGTACGCGGGCGTGTGCGCGGGGGACAGAACTCAGTGAGGACCTTCTGGCTGCCGCTTGCGGCGGGAACAGGCGTCGGCGGTTCCGAGGCCCGTGTGCTCGCGCCTAGCGGGGAACCCGCACCCTGGGGCCGCCCGGGGGGCCCAGTCAGTGGAGCGACggtctctggctcaggtcgtgattctggagtcccaggatcgagtcccgcatcggctcccggctcagcggggaggccgcgtctccctctgaccctccctgctctgtgatctctctctctctctctctctctcaaagtcttttaaagaataaatgaagaaaaaatgatgTTTCTTGAGCTTCCCTACCTTTACGATCTCCATTTGTTTGGGTCAGGGAGTCCGGCCAGCCCAGCCACGCCTGTCTTTGGGTCTGTCCCAGGGTGCCCTGAGGTGTGGGTGGGGACCGGGGCTCTCCTGAGGCTCCAAGGGGTGGGGtctgcctccaggctggggaTGTTGGCCGGATTCAGGTCCTGAGGGTGGGAGTTAGGAGTTTGCTGGTGTCCCTCCCCTCCTCGCCGGGATGCGGGCTTTCCCACGGGCACTGCATTCCGGGGTTTCTCAACACAGTGGATGCTGTCATGTTTCATTGCTGCTGAGAAACCTTCACAGCATCTGCCTCACGTGTGCGTCATGGGGCTTGGGTCTCGAACAGCATGTCCCCAAGGCACCGTACGGTTGTCTCTCCGTGCCCAGGAGCTTTCCTGTCAGTGACTTCTGTGGCCTCTCTTCAGCCCCCTCGTTCAGACGGAAACCCCAGAGCACGGAGGGCCCCTGGAAGCGTTCACCTGCTCCCTGACAGTGATCCTCTCTACAGGCTTCTACAAAAGTCTCTTGCAGTGGTGTCCGCTCTGTGTCCTTAACCCCACTCACCAAACAGAAGCACGGGCAGTGAGTTGCCCCCGGTGCCGGGCAAGAAGAGGGGGATTGTCATAGCTGGGCTGGGCCAGCAGTGGCGGCCATGGAGGGCACTGGCTCTCCAGGAGCCAGGAACTCTGTGCCATCTGCTATGCCCAGCGGGCCCTCCCCTTCATCAGGCTGGCGCTGGCCCGTCACCCCAGCACATCCAGCAccgcctctccatctcccaaccaTGGGACCTGCTGTCATTCCCCGGACCTGCCAGCCTGCTCCTGCCTTTCTCTCAGCCTTTGCTCCTGCTTCCCAGCCTGGAAAGCTCCACCGGCACTGTCCACAGACCCGTTCCCTTTCCTCCTCACCAAACACAGGTCCTACACTGCCAGAGGGGGACCGCAGTGAGGTGTCCGCTGCATCTGTCGGCTGGTCACTAACTAGGGATCATTTTGATTACATGGTCCAAGTGTTGTCTGGGTTTCCCACTGTATAGTTCCTCTTTTCCCTTTGCAACTAGTAAGCCATCCTTGAGGAGCAAGGTGGGGTTGCTGAGGACAGTAGGAACACGTGGCAGCCGGAGGCAGGATATGGCCACTGGATGGGAGGGAATGCACTGCAGTGACAgcagtgggcagaggcagagctgggggcagggactgTCCTGTGGCTCCGTAGAACACCCGAGGGTAGGAAGCACACACAAAGAAGCACTTGGTGTTtgcaaacaatttaaaaaggtCTGGGAGAAAGGAATGgtgtagataaaaacaaatttgaagaGTACATTTCTGCCACACAGAACTACTGTGACATCTGTTTGTCTCCGTTTCCCAAATTTTCTACAAAATACTTTGCCTCTATTATATAAAAATGGGTTGGGGTCCACTTCCTGTCTTGCCGGAACTGCTCTGACAACCAGGAGGCTGAAGAGGGCTTTCTCTTTGCTGGCTAGAGCGGTAACCCCATCCTGGCCTGCgcgttatttttcttttccagcaggtcgggggtggaggggagggatccGAGGGACCTATACTTGCTTCTTTTAAGGACCCCTTCCCTCAAGAGCTTGCCTTGCCTTCTGGGGAGCActgctctccctctgtgcccctaGATCTTTTTGGAGCCCGAGGCCACACAGGGCGCTGCAGGGATGAGAGTtgggaagggcacagggagacTTGGGCCGAGCAAGGTTCTGGTCCCCGCCAGGAAACCTGCATTCCCTGCGTTGCTGGAGCAGTGCTTGCCCCTGTGGGCTGGCCCCAGTCCTTCTGAGCCTGGGGCACCCCAGACGCTGCCAAGGAGTTCCTGTTGCTCACACTGGTGCCTTGGCATGGTCGCTTGACTTCGAGGGTCCAGGCCCTGGGCCCCCAAGACAGGGCAGGTGCCTGGAGCAGGTGTCAGCCAGGCCAGGCTCGTGCTGAGGGGGTGAGGGCCAGAGTCTCGCCGATTGGTCTGCAGACCCTGCCGTACATGGGGTCTGTCCCTCTGCTGGTAGAGCCTGTCTGTAGCCCCTCACTGTGTCACCTTACTACCCCTTCTGGTAGTAAGGTCCCTGAGAGAGAGACACTACTTTGCAGAGGAGAAAGTGGGGGTTTCCCGAGGAAGGAGCTGGCACGTGGGTAAAGGAAGTGACAGCCTCACCGAGTCAGGATGATCCTGGCTGCTTTGGTACTGAGACACCAGCACCCAGTCTGTGGCTGGAAACCAGCTGGGAACCAGCTGGCGGGCTCTGCTCCATCAGTCTTCCTCATTCCGGGCCCAGGCTGACAAAACACTGCTGGTCACTAAGCAGAGGGCGAAAAGAATCTGAAGAAAGCCTGCTGGTTCGTCATGCTTCCTTCCCTTTTATTGCAAGCTGTAGGCACAGCCAGGTTCATGGGGACTAGGGTGTGTCATTCTGTTGTGACCTGAGGAGAAAGATGAGGGCCAAGACCACGGAGGACAGTCCTGGCTGGTGGCCAGCAGTGGGGCCAGGAGGGAATGAGCCCAGGCCGTCTggaaaccccacccccaccccaggatagGTACTCTTCTGGCCCCAAAGAAGTTTCACAATCCCAGTGAAGAGGGCAGAATGGAGATCACAGGCTGCGCGGCCCAGAGCTTCGTCAGGACCCTGCAGCCCACCCCGTCCCTCCGGCCAGGCCCCGGCCTCCTCTGGAGCCTCTCCGGTCCGACAGTCCCCAAGGACAGCCTGCCCGTCCAGCCTCCGCATCTCGTGTGCCGAGGCTTTTCCCGGCCGCCGGCATCCGCAAACGCCCACCACACACAGCATTACTTATTTCTAACTATAAAAAACACgtaaaaattaagacattttaaaaggatgATCTCGAAGGAGACAGTTTTCCCTCCGCATTCCAGGGAATACCTCGGGTATTGGGGCGGGCGGCTCCTCCCACAAGCGGCGTTCCCAGCGACAAGTCCGGCCTCCGCTCCCCAGACTGGTCTCCCACCACCTGCgggacccccgccccgccccgcccccggcccccccggccccgcccccggcgcaGGCTCTCCCCaggccgccggccccgccccctcggTGCTGCAGgacggtccccccccccccgccccgcccgagCCCGCGATCCCAGCCCTGAGACCGGAAGGGCTGCGCGACCCTGCCCCCTCGTACCTGCCCCCCCGACGGCCCGGGGCGAGCTGCCAGGGAGCGGACGAGTCCGTGTCGCGCGGCAAGGACCCGGACCAGGAGCCCGCAAACTATGTGAGGGGCTGGACAGGACGGACGATTTGCGTAGTGACCCTTCGTAAGAGCCCTTTGGCAGTGGAAGGACCGTCGGCGCCGACGGCCGCAGGAAAGCTGGGCGGGAGCTTCGGTCCGGGGCTCGGCGCGCGGCTGCCGCGGGGGGTCCGCGCCGCCCTCCGGTCCTGCGCTTCCCCGCGAGTCTGTCCACGGCAGGCCGCTGGGTCTCCCGCCGGTAGGGCCCGGCTAGCCCGGCCCGGGGTGAGGGCTCACCCCAGCGTCTGGCGCGGCCGCCGGGCTCCCTGGGCTTCGCGGACCGACGGCGCTGGGTCAGGGGCCGGCAGTGGCGGGAGGCGTGTCCGCGCTCCGGGCGCGCTCGGGGCCGCTCGCCGCTGTGCGGCCGCGGGTACGCCGTGAAGGGCGAGCTGTGCACGAGGTTCTCCTGGGCTCGCAAGGCTTCGCGCGCGTGGGCCTGCGCCCCTGCTTCACCGCGTCCGGCCGGAGGCCCAaacccctccagcccccagcgCCCTCGGGAAGCTGCTCCCAGCCGGGAAGCTTCCAAGGCTGGAGCGCGAGGGGCCCGCGCCGGGTGACCTTGCAGAACTCCGCCGGGGGAATTGCTGGCTTGGCCCACTGGGTCTCCCCACACCTACTGGATTCTGAATGTCCCCTCCAGCCCGGGCCACAGCTACGGCGTCTCCCACCTGTCCAGTTTCTGGTGGGTCACCAGGCTCAGGTAACGCTGCCTTTGCCTCCGGGCTCGTGTCATGGTTCCCGTCTTCCTTGGGGGCAGCTCCACCAGCTCCAGGGCACCCCATGGCTTCTGCAGGACCCAGCTGGTCTTTGGCCCAGTGGCAAGGCCTTGGGAGCTCTGcccaccctctctcctctcacacACACCCCGGGGGTCTGTCTCCGCCAGGATTTCCAGCAGAATCTGCTCCTCCTTGTGGGGCACATGCAAGTATCATCAGACTCCAAGCCACAGCGTGGAGACTTGGGTCTTCTTAGAGCCTGGGTGAGTGATTAAAAGGCAGCAAGGACAGATGCTCCGGATAGGAAGGGGTGTGTTGGGAGCAGGGGGGAGGCCAGGCCAGAGGCAGGCTGAGAAGGGCCCAGGGCCGGGTGGCAGGAGAGCTGTGACAGGGACACGGGAAAGGGCTGGCAGTGTGCCCCTGGACCGTCCTCACTCCCACATGTGTGGAGTGCAGCTTAACCCCCTGGGGGTGTGTGGCCTCCTCCTGGATGGGCctcacctgggaggctcaggagCTGGGACTGTGGttcctgcagggggagggggaagagagccaGCAAGCGGCAAGTTGGCTGGTGTAGCGTTGTCTCATGGCAGCGGGGAGGCGGACAGAGCGCCGGCTTGCACCACTGCACTGAGCCTGCTCGGGGCGCTGGCAGGCTGCCCGGGGGTCCCCGCAGGAGGGTCTTCGCGCCCTGTGTCGGACTGGAAAGATGCCCCTGCAGCTTGTGTTTCGTGTGCCCCAGGCTCACCTGGTGCTAGTGCGACAGAACAAAGTCGCCGAAAATATGTAGGATCTGCTTACCTTTccgaaaaataaaccaaaacttCCGGCCAAAGATAACTGCTTTTTACTGACTTCTTCCCTCAAACCGCCAGAAGCATGGAGATCAAGATCATGCAGAATGGCGA
Above is a genomic segment from Mustela lutreola isolate mMusLut2 chromosome 3, mMusLut2.pri, whole genome shotgun sequence containing:
- the ZNF696 gene encoding zinc finger protein 696 isoform X1; translated protein: MRGARFGRAAGRDSHSWCFCKARQGEPPGLGLQNTTDRATLMDTHTASLAQVTGGSQASCWAPSVAEQGAQSAKPTPAQEALEEEEPCQGERVLGPLQGPPWALGLLDGCGNEEAGDRPRDSLKVPVVSVKPGGQSGLDGRVSPSEASPNARSASNRRGPHKGRPYQCGTCDRSFKCYSDVVKHQSIHSGEKPYACSDCGKAFIHSSHVVRHQRTHHGEKPYVCKECGRAFSQSFNLVRHQRTHTGEKPYGCAECGKSFGQRSDAAKHQRTHTGERPYVCSECGKAFLHSSNVARHQRTHHGESPYECQECGQAFSQSSNLLQHRRVHTGEKPYACPECGRAFSRSSFLSEHRRIHTGEKPYACGECGRAFRALSGFFRHRRVHTGEKPFYCTKCGRAFRLSSHLIQHQRVHGTD
- the ZNF696 gene encoding zinc finger protein 696 isoform X2 codes for the protein MDTHTASLAQVTGGSQASCWAPSVAEQGAQSAKPTPAQEALEEEEPCQGERVLGPLQGPPWALGLLDGCGNEEAGDRPRDSLKVPVVSVKPGGQSGLDGRVSPSEASPNARSASNRRGPHKGRPYQCGTCDRSFKCYSDVVKHQSIHSGEKPYACSDCGKAFIHSSHVVRHQRTHHGEKPYVCKECGRAFSQSFNLVRHQRTHTGEKPYGCAECGKSFGQRSDAAKHQRTHTGERPYVCSECGKAFLHSSNVARHQRTHHGESPYECQECGQAFSQSSNLLQHRRVHTGEKPYACPECGRAFSRSSFLSEHRRIHTGEKPYACGECGRAFRALSGFFRHRRVHTGEKPFYCTKCGRAFRLSSHLIQHQRVHGTD